In Acomys russatus chromosome 16, mAcoRus1.1, whole genome shotgun sequence, the DNA window TGACTCCCCAACCTGTAGATGTTCCATGGTCTCAGGCCCCCAGACATAGCTCAGTTTTGAATAATTGACTTTATCTCAAGGCAGCATCTGTCTGCTGCGTTCCCACTCATGTCCGTGAACAACGGTATTTCTTTTCACCACTGACCCATCCGAATGAGCAATGTCTGTCTCAGCAAAACCTGCAACTAGATTTGAGCCTTGTGAGAGGTGCAGGCTTGCCCTGTGGCTGGAAGCTATTCCCTTCCCTGCACTGGGTAACAACATGACCTAGGCTGTGTTCCTCAGTCACTTCTctacaccgtgtgtgtgtgtgtgtgtgtgtgtgtgtgtgtgtgtgtgtgtgtgcgcgctcgcgcgcgtatgtgtgcatgtgcgctgtttctggcccctcccccaccaggtaCCCTTTCACTTCTTTCCAGGAGTTCTGAAGCTCCTCTTGGTTTCGCTTCATGATAAActctattcttttccttctctggtcCTCCACTCAACTGGTTTATCTGGAGGTGGCCATTTTACCCTCAGGTGTGTATTTTATAAGAGCCTTATCTAGTGCATTAGAGCAATACAAAGAATACCAGAGCACTTAAAGTGCAAGCCTGAGTTCGTGGCTGACATCGCCTTTGTTCCTCAGCCTCTGAGAGATCACTGTCATTCCTTAACCCCACCAAAGAGGATCAGAAGCCAATGGCATCTTAGTTAATTTAATGGCTCCCTCAGTAGTGGATAAAATACATCTTTGATATGGAGTCTACATTGGAAAAAGCTGTGTTCttagaaatgtaaaaattatatatgatgtCTTGTTTTGGATATCCAAAGTCACATGTGtcacccccctgccccaccccatccccccatctcCCATATTCAAGGTGAGTGAGCGAGATATTTTTTCCCTATCAGCCCAATATCAGACTGGCTCCGTAGTCCTATGAAtctggagaaagagagacaaagagacctGTGGCTACATGGACTGCACTTTATTGGGGGTGCTTACTGCTCTAGAGTGGCAGGAAAAACATGGACATATAGATGGGCTAGGGCAAATGCATTTCATATCAGCTGGATGTACCCGGCTTAAGATAGTATCAGAACCAGGCACATTCCAAAGCTCCAAAGACCACTCTAATAGTTCCCCCATTTATATAATCTGCCGATAAACTATGTAGGTCAATCCAATAGTCACTCAGAGACAAGCACAGTGGTTACAACTCAAGATGGCTTTAGTCATATCAAGCTGAATCCATACAAATGCTCTTGACCACATGGGCTGCTTTAAACCAGAATAGAAGAATAgatgctttaaatatttaaataaatgcttagAGCCTCCTAGTTGGTCACTGGGGAAGACAGATGAACGTGGCTGGCAATATAGTCTTCCTTTTCAAGCAATGGCTGTGTTCCCAGGTCTTGGGGCTTGTTTTAGGGTCTTTATGCAATCCTTAACTCTCGAATCACTGGGGTCAGCACAGATctggttcttcttcctgttgaTAAAGCTGGAgataaaaaaggagaagaaagattaCAAACAGAAGTCTCTAGTAAGTAGGGAAGGAGACCCCCTCTTCTGGACCCTCTGATTTTCCTCTCAAGAGTCTGTTCATTCCAGGAGGTAGCTCAGCACCATCCCCTCTCTGGGGTCCTCTCCAGTCCTGTGAGATTCTCTAACGACTCTTGGGGTGACTTCTGCCTGCTGTCTCCTTCTTCTCTACACCCTGAAGTATCGTCCCCATCAACTGTTGGGATCCAAGGATGGGCCTTTTCTGGTCCTCTAAGATCCtggaggctcctcctcctcctaacaCACAGTGAATGAGTGTGGTCCTTACATGATGCCTGGCTTGCTGCACCCACCACTGGttggaaaataatatataaattttgaACACGGGATCCGTGAGGCATAGGAGAAGCAGCAGTCTGAAGAGTCTTGAAAGCCTGTAGGAAGACAAAGGGCCACTCAGTTGCCAAGCCGTTGCTCTCAAGAGTCCTGtggtagtggggggggggagggaggggtcccGTGGCAGCTGAAAAGGACTCGGACTCGAAGGATGCCCCTGCTCTAAGCAGGTGGACTCAGGGCACCTGGGCATGTATAGAGAAGCATCACTGGGGTGAGTGCCCATGCCACATCCTACTCTTTCCAGAGATGCTTGGCACCCCCAGGGCCTCTCCATCCTGTTCTGTCCTTAGGGAAAGTGATGCCACCATGCTGTACCCACCCCAGTCCCTTTAAACATGTCATATCTGGTTATTTACCTTGACTCACTACGGGAGGTTTAAAGTGATGGTCTTCGCTTTTGGTTTCTAGAAGAAACGGACGAGGTGGGGGAAAGAAATTCATGGTTGGCAGCATTAATATTAGACCCACCACCCGCCCCATATCTCACTCCCAGCTTTTGGTGAAGGAGGCAAGATCTTGTTGTGTAGCCCACAGTTCACATGGCCTTGGACCCTCCGTTCCGtagcctcagcctcttgagtgctaagagcactgtgtgtaccaccatggctgACTCCCCTTCTCCCAACTGAAGGCAGCCAGCCTCTCTTACTGGATCTCTGCTAACCCATCTGGATCAAAGGTCTGTCCCGGGCTAGGGTGTCTTGTTGCTATGAGCTTTTCTCCACCCTGGAaccttttgaaaaatatttgagaaataaaaatattctgtagatTCTGAAATACTAAAAGCCAGCTGCAAATCTAACGCACGTAAGTTACCTGAAAGCCCAGTGTGTGATAGGCCACAGTTGTGTCTACACATCTGGAGTCCATGAGACTCTAGAAACAAATTTCCCAGCAACCCATTTGGTTGTATGATGCCCTTTACAGTGTAGTGAAGTTTTGTTTCGTTTGGTTTACTATGTTTGTCCCATTAGTATAAAGATACACATATGTTCTAGGAATGCTACTTTGTTTGATTACAGTATAAAAAACCTGCCTTGTGATAATTAGGCAAGTGCAACTCAGCtaaccttcctccctctccctccctgtctctctctctctccctcccttactctttccttccctctctcttcttctttctcctttcctttctccctccctcctttccctcttttctaaCTGGAAGTTAGGGTATCACAGGCAAAAAGATAGCTCTAAAAGTTGATAtttagtggctggagagatggctcggtgtttaaagtacttgctgtgtttacagaggaccagagctcagttctcagcacccacatcaggtgggtcctactgcctgtaactgcagctccaggagatccaacaccttctaCTGGCCTCTAAAGGtgtctgcatacatgtgtgcatgcacacacacacacacacacacacacacaaataaaaataaaataaatctaattaaaaatatcGGTATTCACTTCTTATAGCAAAGCATAAAGTAATGTTTTTTTGGCAGTAAGGATTAAGCTATCAGCTCATCCAGCAATTGCCTTTCATTGTTcttggcttattttctttttatagagtTGGTCTACCATGTGTGGAGCCGCCACATCTACAGAGTGCACCAAAGAAAAATGTCCTGAAATGCAGTTGAGACTCTAGAGACTTCTTGCCATCATTCCCTAGATAACAATATGCATGTTGActgaatttaaattattttaagcctTACAAGCATCTAGAGTTTTTGACACCCTGATGAAGATGTGCATGGATTATGAATGGACGTGAAATCTGTGGATTTTGATATTCATATGGGTCTAGGCCCCCAGGACACCAAGAGATGGGGTAGGGAGCATGGCTTCCATTAAGGAGGCATGTAGACACGTTGTAACATGCCTCACGTGTTCTAGGAGGAGTGTGCAAAACCCAGGAAAGATCCTAAAATGCCCACATCTTTCTATACCCCTTCCAGGATAGCTCGTACCTTAATCTCACCACTCATTCGTCTTACTTTTAAGTCTTATGCCTTCTGGggtttagttttctcttttataaaacgTTAGCAATCATACTAATAGggaaaaacatgtaaaaataactgGTAGCCTACCATTTTCTCCTATTTAACATGACACCTACCCCACAGGGCTGTTAGGAGGCATCAATGTGCTAACAGCCATAAGACAAACAGAACAGTAGCTGTCCGGCACAGAAGGGCGAGCTAAGCATTCGCCAAATAAAACAATCTTGGGCTGAGTTGATTCCCCGCCCATCCCGCTTCTCCAAGGTGACAGCATTATTGGAGATGCTGTCTGACACTCCTATCGTCACGCACCGTGTAAATGGGCTTCCCTCACACTCCTGTTCTTTTGAGTTAACACTTAGCCCAGAGTTAGGTAAAGGATCAAACCTAATTGTTTGCCCCAACGGGAACCCGGCTTCTTTGTCTCGTTTCCTCCAGGGTCTAAAGGctacagacagaggcaggcctatAACCTGATGCTGCTATTCCTGAGTAAATTAATCCCATCACTGCGTCAAGGATGCGGAGTATTTCCAGGAGGGCAGTGGTCTCCATCCCTAGCTCCAGTTCTGCGGTTCCCATAGACTTGCCGGCTGGGTGAGGAGCTCAGGGAACTCACCGTGTATGAGCTTAGCCTGGCATCCAAGGACAGCCATGAGGATAAAGAATGAAATGGCAGTCCTGGAGTTGCTCATCTTTCTGGAGGGCAGTCCCAGCTGGTCTGAGGAGTTCTGCTCACTGCATCCTGATTCACTGGCCTGCCTTGGTATTTATAAGCTAGGAGGTTCAGGAAGTGCCAGGGTAGGAGCTCAGCATGCTGCCCCTGCCTGTTTAATACTCAACGTGCTAGTTCTGAAAGAGGGAACAAGACTgaaaacaggaagtggagggcCAAGAATGCAACAGGAAATGAATGCAAGGGTCATGGTGGGCTAGAAAGgcaggggaaaggaagggggtgCGAGAGGGAAAGGAGCCCCTCACTCAGAGGTCTTCACCGAAGATCATAGCCTGCTTTGGACCAGACAGCTAGTGAGTGGTGGAATTAGGGTAGGAGCTAGCCTGGGAGTGAGAATGGAAAAACATGGCCATACGGAAGCTTCTCTGGTTTTCCTAACTTCCACCCAGAACAACATGTGAAGCACTTTACAAGCCAAGAGTCAAGAATTCCAGCATAATTAACAAAGAAAGGTTGGTTGCCCTACAGAGACATCATTCTTTttatacagagattttttttttttttaagagaacgTTAATACAGCGATGGACCGTGCTGCTTATGTATCTATTAAATAGCAATGAACTATGCTCAGTAATGTTTGATGTTTAACTATGGCCTGATTCCCTTCCCCAGATGTGAATGTGAAATTTTCTGAGAATCTTACAAATAAGATATATAATCAATTACATtatagtgaagaaaaaaaaagtatatcaaCTCCTTCCTTGTGGGATCCTCGTGACCTAGGGTGTTACCCTGTCAGCTGTAATCCTATCCAGagcacccaaaacaaaacaaacctccccAAAAAACCACCCTATGATCTCAtttaccagagagagagagagagagaggaaataaagttCTTAGTAGACCTTTGAGGTGTAATTTTAGAGGCCGCCGAAGTTACATATATGGCTGTTTCTATTCACACTCAtgttaaagtttatatttttaaaaagtctcttccTAATGAACTCCAGGGCAAGAGAGCCAGCTTAATGGTCAAGAACACAaactgctgttgcagaggacccgggttctgttctcagcacccacaatgggcagctTACCACTTCCcctaactccagctgcagaggattTGACTGGTGCgtctggcccctgtgggcactTGCACATGTACGTACACCGCTGCCCCCCCTCCACgcacaaagagacacacaaaatatacataattaaatatagcacataaatcttttttttttttttttttttttaactttccagtACTGCTTCATGTTGCCTGCCCCTGACATTCCTCTATCCCATGCAGCAACCCGCTTCCCCTGTGCTATAAAGGACTCCAGAAAGAAGTCCCCAGGCCGGGGACAGGTAGAAGCATAGAGCCCAATTCACACCCTACTGCCTGCTGCTAGTGATGTCTTTCCTGGTGACCACAAAGGGACCATCTCCAGAGCTTCGGTGTTGAATCTCCTTGGTGGCTGCTTAGCTTTGCTCCTTTGCCTTATGGGttcctctcatttctctctgtttctggtcAGAGACTCACACGATGTTTGATGAGTGACCCTGACCCTGAAGACAGGAATCTCCTTGGAGCCACTCATGCCCTTTCAGATGTAACAATCGCGGTAGTCCAGACAGTTGCTACCGTAAAGACTGCCCCACTTacgccacttttttttttttaacgttcaGAATCTGTTTTATTATCTGAATTAACAAAGGTAGAAGATAAATATTaagatggaaattttaaaatatagtttttaaatacaCTACTGATTAGTCTTTCCAAATTCAGCAGTAAATGGAAGATCTAATATTCATCATAtattagaatataattttttactttattttattttttgcatatgcctttaaaaccacatttattttattacacatgtattaaacaaactacatacagcagggagaaccatgtgacaatcatgagttctataaatgttacattcatagtggtttggctatttgtatttgtccagcttgaagtaaacgtctttcctgccttgtttcttttttttgttgttgttgttgttttttgtttgtttttgccccTGGGAGAGCCATCTGAAACCCTGTTGGTGTGAACAGACTCTGGTGTGACACTCAGAGTCTCGAGCCTCATTTCAGATCCAGTATGCGCTGGCTCCGAAACACGCTCAGAAAGGCTGTTGCCGTGTGTGGCACACTCCAGTCCCTCTCTCATTTCTAAAATCTTCCTACTGGTCCTTCCAGCTGTTCCTATTTGGTCTGCTTTCTGTGACCCATGTCGCCTCAGGTGCAGGGAACTCTCTGATTTCGTCAGCAGTGCAGGATTGCCAGCTTGCTTTTACAGCCAAAACTTTCTTCTGCTGGATTCCATGTTAACTCCGGAGTCTACCAGAAGGTGCTTTGAGGCTTCTTTGCTTGCCAATGGCCAAACAGGCAAATGCAGACTTCACATTTCTCATTTCCTGAGAAGGTTAAAGCCTCATCTGTTGAGTTCAGCAGTCTGTTTAAATGTGCAAAGAGACATAGTGCTGTACTCAGGGAAGGTCTCcagggaatcctgggaagaaattACTCATCCAAGCTGTAGTCAGTTAGTGACTGTGAGACTGCTCATTAGATTGTCCAGTCCAAGTTCAAAACCCGCTGTGCTTCCCCGAATCGTTTTCTTTTGgatacacaagcaaacaaaaggaacatAGTTTTGTCTCAGTGTAAGTTAAAAAGTGGAGAAATAGAGctcaaaataatatttcaagAAATTTTATCTTTGATggcatcatctctctctctctctctctctctctctctctctctctctctctgtcactcagtATTtagaacagggaaaaaaaaaaaccattaagtaACTTTTGCACGAGCTTCGTATTTTAGCCTTCACTGCTGTCTGTGTGAGCCCTGTCAGCAATTATGCCTTTGAGATGCATTTTTACCTTTTGTTATTAAGGGTTGCTCCTTTAGAGGTATAAATTTTAGACTAAGGATTGTTTAGGGCTGTGGAGGAAACAATCAAATCAACActataacaaataataaacataaaaacgACAGAATCTTTGGCCTAATCATGTGTGTCATCTGCCTGTGTGCttgtatttatatgttatttatgGCACCAAATTATCTTAGAAGATAAAATGATTGTtcatagccaggcacagtgcgggcggcgcactcctgtaatcccagcactctgagagacagaggcaggcggatctctgtgaattccagaccagcctggtctacaaagggagttcaggacagccaaggctgcacagagaaactctgtcttgaacctccccaaacaaaacaaatcaaaacaacccccccccgaaagaaagaaaaaagaaaaggattgtTCGTGTAAACTGAAATGTTCAAGTGTTCAAGTAGCCCAAATTCTTTTTATCTCGTAGTATGACAAGAGTTATAGAACACAAGTCCTGGTTAAGCTTGCAGACTTTTCTCCTTTTACTAGTTAAAGAGATGAGCAATGGTGACAGTCAGAAAGGAGGAACTAACAGAGAGGCCCAGTGATCCCGGGGTTCATCTGGGGACTGATATGAAAGGACATAAAACAATAGACAAAAAAGCATTTGTAACTGGGCATCTCAGccaaggtgtggtcttgttgattttcctctGTTCTGGTCCTACCATGTGGTTAAAATAATTCCTTATTGCTTGGAAGGACAGCTGGCCTTCAGGGGATGATGGTGCCTGTGCAGGGCGTGGCTCGCCTTCATGGACGGTTGATTGCTCTCCTCTGTAGCTGGGTCTGTTAGGGTCCGTGCTTCctgaaacccagggctttggacAACAACTTCTCTTTGTGCTTCCAGTTTTTCTTGAGTGGTTAATATGCTTTACATAGATGataggaagaaaaggaggcagacaCTAAGGCTTTATCCAGCCATGGAGTGCATTCTGGGTCCCCCAAAAATCTGATGCCTTTCGACAGAAGCAAGTCCTAAATACCTGCGGCAGCAGCATTGAGATCCCTAACCAATTCATTAACTTATATCTGGTAGAAAAACAGAACCAAGTGTCTTCAAACTATTAATACGTTCAGCCTGTGTTACACATGCAGTTTTGTGGGGTTCCATGAAAATATacttattcagaaagaaatgatttctcaattttgtaaaaaaaaaaaaaaaaaaaaaaaaaaaaaaagacagaaaggagtcatcgactggagagatggctcagcggctaagggtgccgtctgctcttccagaggtcctgagttcaattcccagcaaccacatggtggctcacaaccatctgtagtgtgatctgatggcctcttctggcctacaggtgtacatgcaggcagagcagtgtatacataataaataaattaatttaaaaaaaaaaaagaaagaaaggagtcatCAAACAcgaaagagagagatggaaggttATAGCTTAGACATGTGTGTTTGGTAGagaagcttaaaagaaaaagaaatgttttagattacaaaacaagaaaaaaggatTTTAGGTGACAACTTTTGACTTAAAATGAGCGGATTGttccaaaacaaaatagcaagaactgtgaacaaaaacagaaagcgGAAGCACACACAGAAGTAGGTTTAAGTAAGctgtaaagaaagaatatttaagaaataaaaatcatcaaaGGTCACATTCAGGTCATTTTGTCAGTTTCTCTGCAGTCAGACAATGGGACCTTAAATCATCTCTTAAATTTGTCATTTGAAGTTTTCAACTACAGAGAAAACTTTATTTGCACTTCAAAATGCCCAGGGGAAGCAATTACAGTCACAGGAAGATGGTCAGTTGCCCTTTAGCCCTGTGGAATAACATGGCGTTTCCCCAGGCAGATAAGAATCTCCCTCCTCAGAGAAACCTACGTGCCATggagtgcgcacacacacacacacacacacacacacacacacacacacacacacacacacacacacacgatgatgatgatgatgatggtataAAGTCCCAAATAAACGCTATATAGTAGCTGGGATGCTTACAAACTGTAAAAGCCTCACAATGCTTTGGAGGCCACACACGGGTTCTGAATCAttaaacaaagagacagaggaaagcgGCTACTCCCTGAGGAGATGAGATCAACTTAACTAGAAATGGCTTGTGGGCTCACTCCGGAGAACAAGATCCGCTTGCTCTAAACAATCATTGAGAGACTTCATGACTCATGACACCTCAAAAGACAGTCATTAACTGCCCTACTTACTCACTTGTGCCATTGGGGAAAAGAACCAAAATTCCACAGTCCAAAAATACACAAGGGCCCGttgctttccttctttgtaaTACGGCAGGAGTGTAAGCCGCCTTTTCAGGTcccagggaggagggcaggggccTTTCAAGGAAAAGGCTGGCAAACACATTTCACTCAAAGGCTCCCCTGTCAAGGAGCTAACTATTTCTGATGTTGGCTGGCACTTTTCTCTGGCCAAGCAGAGCTAAAAAGGCTGGCAAGGCTTCTTTCTCTGGGATCAAATCCATTCTGAGACTACACAGCCTGCAGAGTGTCTTGAAGATAAGGTTGGTTATGCCCGAAAACTGCCCAAGGAAGCTGAAAAAATTctccttaaagagaaaaagacatctTAACCTCTTAAATACAGAGATTAAACCCATGGTAACTGTAGCCTTACTGGACGTTGGTTTTCTCCTaggccagtgattctcaaccttcctaatcctttgaccctttaatacacttcttcatgctgtggtgagccTAAAGCATacaattatttccattgctgcttcataactgtaattttgctagtgtggtgaattgtaatgtacatatctgtattttctgaagGTCTTACTTGATCTCTGTAAAAAGGTCGTTTGACCCAAGGGGGTCTCGACTCACAGGTTGATTACCACTGTCTTAGGAACTCTGTATATTCAGTGATTACAGCTTTACATGACTTTCCATTTTAATCAGTCCCAACACTGGGATTTCTTTCTGTAACTGCCTTCAGTGTTTTGCCACACTCTCAGTATATAGCCatcagtaggttttttttttccaacccaAGGAGCCTCAGTCTTAAACTTAGAAGTTCAGATGACAAAAACAGTTGTGCTACGAGACCTGATAGCCTCCTGTTCTAACAACAGTCCAAGTGGAAACTTGTGCCATGGTTAGGGTGTGGTGCATACACATCGGATAACTGGGGCAAAGTGTGCTCACTCCTTCAAGACTTACACACCCAAGTTAAGTTTCTTCCACATTGTGCCTTAAATTTTTTACTTTCGGTGCATTGGTATCTtgcctgtctgtgtgagggtgttagatcttggagttacagactcatgtgagctaccatgtggggtgttgggatttgaacccgggtcctctggaagagctgtcagtgctcttaaccactaagctatctctccagccctgtgccttAAGCGTTAAAGATGTACCGACTTCATAAGAAAAAGGCCCTGTCATTCTCAGTGCTAACTTCAGGATCAGGCACAGTACTTACTGTTTATATAGTTTGATGTCCTAATAAGGTCCTCTCTTCAGCTTTCCACAGAAAGACAACCCATATCTGTAAAACCAGGACCTTGTACTATTTTCCACTTTAGACCACATTGCCTGAGGCTTTTTAAagaagtgcgtgtgtgtgtgtgtgtgtgtgtgtgtgtgtgtgtgtgtgtgtgcgcgcgcgcgcgcgcacgtgcatgcacactcatgtgggtgcccacagaggtcagaagagagcattgtaTCCcccagatctggagttacaggtggctatgagctatctcatgtgagtgctgagaacctaGCTCccatcctttggaagagcagcgagaactctttttttttttttttttttttttttaagatttacttatgtacagtattctgcctgcatgtatgcatgtcaaaagagggcaccagatcacattttagatgattgtgagccacaatgagctgggaactgaactcaggacctttgaaagaacagacagtgttcttaacctctgagccatctctttagccccaacgagaactcttaactgctgatctatCTCTCAGCCCCCTTGATAGGCAGGGTCCACATGCCTGTTTAGCAGTGAATAAGTTAAGAACATGGATTGTTGTCACCAACCGTTAAGATTAAAAGCTCAAAGTCTCGCAgggggaaactgagacaggataAGCAAGGGAAATTAAGGAGATACGGAAAAGGAAAAGAGCACCTCACTGTGGAGCCTGGTTGAGACTTTTGTCAGCAGAGAGGCAAAAATTTCAGCACCATTAAAATTTGTTGTGGCACCTACCTACATAGAGGCAGTATTCCTTGtgtatatttcaaataaaaatgtgtctGTGACCCACTGCTTTACTTTATTAGGTGTCACCCTACCCAATGTCCCTCAGGAACTGACCCATGATCTCATCTGGTGTAAAAGGAGTTCCTTAGCAACACTTTGATATGTAACCAGGCCTTGTCATTGTAAGCCACGTAAGCCCAAGCCCAACCTGCTGGAGAAGTGCACGCCCACACTTGGACATGCACTATCCTTCCCCCACATGCCCATCTCCCATTAACAACTAGGTTCAAATCAATGTTAAACTTCTTTACTTTTCtccatacttttttaaaattgaaaataatttatacaatttattttgttcatgttttcccCTCCCCAGGTTCCTGCCAGATCCTAtccacctccctacccactcaaccttttgttctttttctctctttcaaaataaactaaaaacaaaactgaaaacagcagaaaaaagcaaagagagaaagaaagaaacacaaaagcaaaaataaataaataaaaataaaaaataaaatatcaataagaCAGActgccaaaacaaagcaaaatgaacgaagttcaca includes these proteins:
- the LOC127200081 gene encoding C-C motif chemokine 6-like translates to MSNSRTAISFFILMAVLGCQAKLIHETKSEDHHFKPPVVSQGFQDSSDCCFSYASRIPCSKFIYYFPTSGGCSKPGIIFINRKKNQICADPSDSRVKDCIKTLKQAPRPGNTAIA